One Streptomyces sp. RPA4-2 genomic window carries:
- a CDS encoding tetratricopeptide repeat protein: MSPRTNESAPDGDHGERSVATPEPDPAPPIRAATDSPGRSAARARVAAAGRTTSAHAPSTSEDTTVAAAEGTVVDRENEKNSTENDKDAAGDERTDAADGGGPGTVSGEAGAGHERADAGGGQTGVSDEPAVVGDERGGAGDERVDAVRRVSASARRWRTVQLVACAASLAVALTAGAVVVGAVRSGSGATVAAAPSGVSPQLLASGDLDTSITALQAHLRAQPKDFGGWATLGLAYVEQARTKGDPSRYPQAQQALDRSLKLRPGNEPALAGRAALAAARHDFTGALTYADTVLKENPYSERALSSRIDALVELGRYTEASKAADLADARRPGVPVFTRYAYVHELRGDVRTARRVLEQALGTATSRGDISYVASALGQLAWNQGEYTDALTYYARALAADDTYLPALEGRARAQAARGDEAAAIKGMEQVVERYPLPQPLVELGELYEARGNPGDVRKAHDQYALVDAWIALAHSYGVDADLDTALAAADHGDRGAALKAARDEWARRHTVHTADALAWALHVNGRDAEALPYARRATATGYRNASFLYHRGMIERATGHGKEARASLKAALGLNAGFSPLGARAARKALEDDK; encoded by the coding sequence ATGTCCCCGCGTACGAACGAGAGCGCGCCGGACGGCGACCACGGCGAGCGGTCGGTCGCCACGCCGGAGCCCGATCCGGCTCCGCCGATCCGCGCGGCGACGGACTCGCCCGGTCGGTCCGCGGCGCGGGCGCGGGTCGCGGCCGCCGGCCGGACGACATCCGCGCACGCTCCCTCCACGTCCGAGGACACGACCGTCGCCGCCGCCGAGGGGACGGTGGTCGACCGGGAGAACGAGAAGAACAGCACGGAGAACGACAAGGACGCAGCCGGCGACGAGCGCACGGACGCCGCGGACGGCGGCGGGCCGGGCACGGTGAGCGGCGAGGCCGGCGCGGGTCACGAACGGGCGGACGCTGGTGGCGGACAAACCGGCGTGAGTGACGAACCGGCGGTCGTGGGTGACGAACGGGGCGGCGCGGGCGATGAACGCGTCGACGCCGTCCGGCGGGTGTCCGCCTCGGCGCGCCGCTGGCGGACCGTGCAACTCGTCGCCTGCGCGGCGTCGTTGGCCGTCGCGCTCACCGCGGGGGCCGTGGTGGTCGGGGCCGTCAGGAGCGGCTCGGGCGCCACGGTCGCCGCCGCGCCGAGCGGCGTCTCCCCGCAGCTCCTCGCCAGTGGCGACCTGGACACGAGCATCACCGCGCTGCAGGCCCATCTCCGGGCCCAGCCCAAGGACTTCGGCGGCTGGGCGACGCTGGGACTGGCGTACGTGGAGCAGGCCCGCACCAAGGGCGACCCCTCCCGCTACCCCCAGGCGCAGCAGGCGCTGGACCGCTCCCTGAAGCTGCGCCCCGGCAATGAGCCGGCGCTCGCGGGACGGGCCGCCCTCGCCGCGGCACGCCACGACTTCACCGGCGCCCTGACCTACGCGGACACGGTGCTCAAGGAGAACCCGTACAGCGAGCGCGCCCTCTCCTCCCGTATCGACGCGCTCGTCGAGCTCGGCCGCTACACGGAGGCGTCGAAGGCCGCCGACCTGGCCGACGCGCGCCGCCCGGGGGTCCCCGTCTTCACGCGGTACGCCTATGTGCACGAGCTGCGCGGCGACGTGAGGACCGCCCGCCGAGTCCTCGAACAGGCACTCGGCACAGCGACCAGCCGGGGCGACATCTCGTACGTGGCCAGTGCGCTCGGCCAACTCGCCTGGAACCAGGGCGAGTACACGGACGCCCTCACGTACTACGCGCGGGCACTGGCCGCCGACGACACCTACCTCCCGGCGCTGGAGGGCCGCGCCCGCGCCCAGGCCGCCCGGGGCGACGAAGCGGCGGCGATCAAGGGCATGGAACAGGTGGTGGAGCGCTATCCGCTGCCCCAGCCCCTGGTGGAACTCGGTGAGTTGTACGAGGCACGGGGCAATCCGGGCGACGTGAGGAAGGCCCACGACCAGTACGCGCTGGTGGACGCGTGGATCGCGCTCGCCCACTCCTACGGCGTCGACGCCGACCTCGACACCGCCCTCGCCGCCGCCGACCACGGCGACCGCGGGGCGGCGCTGAAGGCGGCCCGTGACGAATGGGCCCGCCGCCACACCGTGCACACGGCGGACGCGCTCGCCTGGGCCCTGCATGTCAACGGCCGTGACGCGGAGGCCCTTCCGTACGCCCGCAGGGCCACGGCCACCGGCTACCGCAACGCGTCCTTCCTCTACCACCGCGGCATGATCGAGCGCGCGACCGGTCATGGGAAGGAGGCCCGCGCCTCGCTGAAGGCGGCCCTCGGCCTGAACGCGGGCTTCTCCCCCCTGGGCGCCCGCGCGGCCCGCAAGGCACTGGAGGACGACAAGTGA
- a CDS encoding DUF4331 domain-containing protein encodes MTPISRSGVGRRSLVTLICGALAAGGLAAAGVTVLEPGAASASSHREAPLISGTPQYDNTDVYAFVSPDKPDTTTLIANFIPFEEPAGGPNFYTFADDAQYDIHIDNNGDAQGELIYRYTFKTHRKNGDTFLYNTGPVSSLDDPDLNITQTYDIDLLRLHNQKLVSKTKVADDIPVAPSNVGKASMPDYTKLRNQAVYKLAGDSTTFAGQADDPFFLDLRVFDLLYGGNLSEVGRDTLKGYNVNSIALQVPNDMIRESAGQPIVGIWSTVQRADARGDWTQVSRLGSPLVNEVVNPQKDKDKFNASAPWGDAQFLKNVTNPELPKLIEGIYKIKAPAEPRNDLVDVFLKGVKGLNQPPHVRPSEELRLNTSIKPSMHPKRLGVLDGDNAGFPNGRRLSDDVIDASLRVVEGELLGQKTGLTDAVDKNDKKFEKSFPYLAEPTSGSRGALAKGTGNNVRNQLGDALQSGSGGTDTMLIAGSAAAGVAGVLLIGAGVMWWRRRMYRAY; translated from the coding sequence ATGACACCTATCTCCAGGAGTGGCGTGGGACGCAGGAGTCTCGTGACTCTCATCTGTGGTGCGCTGGCCGCCGGTGGGCTCGCGGCCGCCGGCGTGACCGTGCTGGAACCGGGGGCGGCCTCCGCCTCCAGCCACCGGGAGGCCCCGCTGATCTCGGGGACGCCCCAGTACGACAACACCGACGTGTACGCCTTCGTGAGTCCGGACAAGCCGGACACGACGACGCTCATCGCGAACTTCATCCCCTTCGAGGAACCGGCCGGCGGACCGAACTTCTACACGTTCGCCGACGACGCCCAGTACGACATCCACATCGACAACAACGGTGACGCACAGGGCGAGTTGATCTACCGGTACACCTTCAAGACGCACCGGAAGAACGGCGACACCTTCCTCTACAACACGGGTCCGGTCAGCAGCCTGGACGACCCCGACCTGAACATCACGCAGACGTACGACATCGATCTGCTGCGGCTGCACAACCAGAAGCTGGTCTCCAAGACCAAGGTCGCGGACGACATCCCGGTCGCGCCGTCGAACGTCGGCAAGGCGTCGATGCCCGACTACACCAAACTGCGCAACCAGGCGGTGTACAAGCTCGCCGGCGACTCGACCACGTTCGCCGGCCAGGCGGACGACCCGTTCTTCCTGGATCTGCGGGTCTTCGACCTGCTGTACGGCGGCAACCTGTCCGAGGTCGGGCGGGACACCCTCAAGGGCTACAACGTCAACTCGATAGCCCTGCAGGTGCCCAACGACATGATCCGGGAGTCCGCCGGGCAGCCCATCGTGGGCATCTGGTCCACGGTCCAGCGCGCGGACGCCCGCGGCGACTGGACGCAGGTCTCGCGGCTGGGCAGCCCGCTGGTCAACGAGGTCGTCAACCCCCAGAAGGACAAGGACAAGTTCAACGCGTCCGCGCCGTGGGGCGACGCCCAGTTCCTGAAGAACGTGACCAACCCCGAGCTGCCCAAGCTCATCGAGGGGATCTACAAGATCAAGGCACCGGCCGAGCCGCGCAACGACCTGGTCGACGTGTTCCTGAAGGGCGTGAAGGGCCTCAACCAGCCCCCTCACGTGCGTCCTTCGGAGGAGCTGCGCCTCAACACCTCCATCAAGCCGAGCATGCATCCCAAGCGGCTCGGGGTGCTCGACGGTGACAACGCGGGCTTCCCGAACGGGCGTCGGCTCTCCGACGACGTGATCGACGCGTCGCTGCGGGTCGTCGAGGGCGAACTCCTCGGCCAGAAGACCGGCCTGACCGACGCGGTCGACAAGAATGACAAGAAGTTCGAGAAGTCCTTCCCGTACCTGGCCGAGCCGACCTCGGGTTCGCGCGGTGCGCTGGCGAAGGGCACCGGCAACAACGTCCGCAACCAGCTGGGGGACGCGCTCCAGTCGGGTTCGGGCGGCACGGACACCATGCTGATCGCGGGTTCCGCGGCGGCGGGCGTGGCCGGCGTCCTGCTGATCGGCGCCGGCGTGATGTGGTGGCGCCGGCGCATGTACCGGGCCTACTGA